Proteins from a genomic interval of Harpia harpyja isolate bHarHar1 chromosome 7, bHarHar1 primary haplotype, whole genome shotgun sequence:
- the LOC128143701 gene encoding uncharacterized protein LOC128143701 codes for MGTEDTGTGPASTAGRAAVTVCAHSPPPPPPPSLRPARAQAGNALPVSQPGGKRGGGGGAARSCPSPAHGGLVQAPLSGASSPSANKGRGRAEVRGVGGVSLLPRCAQAANKYLLKNRSEQKKNSPENRRYLCGESLREREQGPEEEQIPLEHWASHKPGRTDVTKMESFHTSTHILKHHYLIMQSLSVLCHLFKSMEFG; via the exons AGCACGGCCGGGAGGGCCGCGGTCACGGTGTGCGCGcactcccccccgccgccgccgccgccatccctCCGCCCCGCGCGCGCACAGGCGGGCAACGCCCTTCCAGTCAGTCAGCCCGgcgggaagcggggggggggggggggggccgcgcgCAGCTGCCCGTCTCCCGCCCATGGCGGTTTGGTTCAGGCCCCGCTCTCGGGCGCTTCCTCCCCGAGCGCGAACAAAGGCCGCGGGCGGGCCGAGGTTaggggtgtggggggtgtttCGCTTCTGCCCCGCTGCGCCCAGGCCGCAAacaagtatttattaaaaaaccggagtgaacaaaagaaaaacagcccCGAAAACCGACGTTATTTATGTGGAGAATCTCTCCGAGAGAGAGAGCAGGGCCCGGAGGAGGAGCAGATACCCCTTGAAC ACTGGGCCTCTCATAAGCCAGGCAGGACAGATGTTACCAAGATGGAATCATTTCACACCAGCACTCACATACTAAAACATCATTACTTAATAATGCAAA GTCTGTCTGTGCTCTGCCACCTCTTTAAATCCATGGAATTTGGGTAA